One region of Glycine max cultivar Williams 82 chromosome 9, Glycine_max_v4.0, whole genome shotgun sequence genomic DNA includes:
- the LOC100804987 gene encoding uncharacterized protein, producing MVGIFSRFSIGRNVHRRTQSALDEREVRPPNSEAAAAVASAATATSHGIEVAVEFKPVEHPIEPLDNDRPIQCPLPEPSILNDGRIWKERVSATVRRRGDLPVMKEGGTLESEDAGARPRTSRSNRMILPSVSAPEHNLLKLLEECNASGI from the exons atggtggGCATATTTTCGAGATTCTCTATTGGAAGAAATGTCCACCGACGAACGCAAAGTGCCCTG GATGAGAGGGAAGTGAGGCCCCCAAACTCAGAGGCTGCTGCTGCAGTTGCAAGTGCTGCAACTGCCACTTCTCATGGGATTGAAGTGGCTGTGGAGTTTAAGCCAGTTGAACATCCAATTGAACCACTTGACAATGATAGGCCCATTCAGTGCCCGTTGCCAGAACCATCTATTCTTAAT GATGGAAGAATATGGAAAGAACGAGTATCTGCTACTGTGCGTAGAAGAGGGGATCTGCCAGTGATGAAGGAAGGGGGAACGCTTGAATCTGAAGATGCTGGAGCAAGGCCACGGACGTCCCGGTCTAATCGGATGATCTTACCATCTGTTAGTGCTCCGGAgcataatcttttaaaacttcTTGAAGAGTGTAATGCTTCAGGCATCTAA
- the LOC100804455 gene encoding 26S proteasome non-ATPase regulatory subunit 13-like, which yields MAALQYLESLRNSHPELSDWYNSLADLYQKKLWHQLTLKLEQFVALAVFQAGDALIQLYHNFITDFETKINLLKLAHFAVIVSRQYSEKEAAVGYLGGVIQKLQDTREQRIEEPILYIKMQIAIFKLEQGDQKECKKLLEDGKSTLDSMTDIDPSVYASYYWVSSQFHKTCQEFAEFYKSALLYLAYTSVESLSDSFKLDLAFDLSLSALLGDNIYNFGELLAHPIIKSLLGTKVEWLYYILQAFNSGDLVRYQELCRVHNAALRAQPALVQNEQKLLEKINILCLMEIIFSRPSEDRTIPLSVIAERTKLSIENVEHLLMKSLSVHLIEGIIDQVEGTVHVSWVQPRVLGIQQIKSLRDRLDSWTGKVHTALLSIEAETPDLIGS from the exons ATGGCTGCTCTGCAATACTTGGAATCGCTGCGCAATTCGCACCCTGAGCTCTCCGATTGGTACAATTCGCTGGCGGATCTGTACCAGAAGAAGCTCTGGCACCAGCTCACTCTCAAGCTCGAGCAGTTTGTGGCTCTCGCCGTCTTCCAG GCTGGTGATGCTTTAATACAATTATATCACAATTTCATCACAGACTTTGAGACGAAAATCAACCTTCTCAAGCTTGCACATTTTGCTGTTATAGTTTCTCGGCAGTATTCTGAAAAAGAAGCTGCTGTTGGTTATCTTGGAGGGGTCATTCAGAAACTTCAAGACACTAGAGAGCAGCGCATAGAAGAACCTATTCTTTACATTAAGATGCAAATAGCAATATTCAAGCTTGAGCAAGGTGATCAAAAGGAATGCAAGAAACTTCTAGAAGATGGGAAGAGTACACTCGACAGCATGACAGATATTGATCCATCTGTATATGCTAGCTATTACTGGGTATCATCTCAGTTTCATAAGACATGCCAAGAATTTGCTGAGTTCTACAAAAGTGCCCTTCTCTATTTGGCATACACATCAGTGGAATCTCTCTCAGATTCATTCAAGCTG GATCTGGCATTTGATTTGTCCCTCTCTGCCCTTCTTGGGGATAACATCTACAACTTTGGAGAGCTACTTGCCCATCCTATA ATTAAGAGCCTTCTGGGGACAAAGGTGGAATGGCTTTACTATATTCTGCAGGCATTCAATTCTGGTGATCTGGTACGATATCAAGAATTATGTCGGGTGCATAATGCTGCTTTAAGAGCCCAACCAGCACTAGTTCAAAATGAGCAAAAGTTGTTGGAAAAGATCAACATTCTGTGTCTGATGGAGATTATATTCAG TCGGCCTTCGGAAGATCGAACTATTCCCTTGAGTGTAATTGCAGAGCGCACAAAACTTTCTATAGAGAATGTGGAGCATCTCCTTATGAAAAGCCTATCT GTTCATCTAATTGAGGGTATAATTGATCAAGTTGAGGGCACAGTGCATGTTTCCTGGGTGCAGCCAAGAGTTCTGGGTATTCAACAGATCAAATCCTTACGGGATCGACTGGACAGTTGGACTGGAAAAGTTCACACTGCATTGCTGTCCATTGAGGCTGAAACACCTGATCTAATTGGATCgtga